The Xenorhabdus doucetiae genome has a window encoding:
- a CDS encoding type II toxin-antitoxin system RatA family toxin: MPQISRSALVPYSVEQMYKLVNDVTSYPDFLPGCVGSRVISSSNNEMTASVDVAKAGISKTFVTRNTLFDNKRINMQLVDGPFRKLMGGWHFTPLSEDACKVELHLDFEFTNKLIELAFGKVFKELAGNMVQAFTQRAREVYNV; this comes from the coding sequence ATGCCACAGATTAGTCGCTCTGCGCTAGTGCCTTACAGCGTGGAACAAATGTATAAATTGGTCAACGATGTGACGTCCTATCCGGATTTTTTGCCTGGATGTGTGGGAAGTCGTGTAATAAGCAGTAGTAATAATGAAATGACGGCTTCCGTTGATGTCGCTAAGGCAGGGATCAGTAAGACGTTTGTAACACGCAATACGTTATTTGATAATAAGCGCATCAATATGCAGCTTGTTGATGGGCCTTTCCGCAAGTTGATGGGGGGGTGGCATTTTACTCCGTTAAGTGAGGATGCCTGTAAAGTTGAGCTGCATCTCGATTTTGAATTTACCAACAAGTTGATTGAATTGGCTTTTGGCAAAGTGTTTAAAGAGTTGGCTGGTAATATGGTTCAGGCGTTTACCCAACGTGCGCGTGAGGTTTACAATGTCTGA
- the smpB gene encoding SsrA-binding protein SmpB has translation MTKKKAHKPGSATIAMNKRARHEYFIEEEFEAGLSLQGWEVKSLRAGKANISESYVLLKDGDAYLFGATITPLNVASSHVVCDPTRSRKLLLNKRELDSLYGRVNREGYTIVALSMYWKNAWSKVKIGVAKGKKAHDKRSDIKEREWKLDKARIMKNSGR, from the coding sequence ATGACAAAGAAAAAAGCACACAAACCCGGTTCGGCAACAATTGCCATGAATAAGCGAGCCCGCCACGAATACTTCATTGAAGAAGAATTCGAAGCAGGCTTATCCCTACAAGGTTGGGAAGTCAAATCACTGCGCGCTGGCAAGGCTAACATCAGTGAGAGTTATGTTTTACTCAAAGATGGTGATGCTTATCTTTTTGGTGCCACAATTACGCCCTTGAATGTTGCTTCTTCCCATGTAGTTTGTGATCCGACGCGGTCACGCAAACTATTACTTAACAAACGTGAACTTGATTCACTGTATGGTCGAGTCAATCGAGAAGGCTACACCATCGTCGCACTTTCCATGTATTGGAAAAATGCTTGGAGCAAAGTCAAAATTGGCGTTGCGAAAGGTAAAAAGGCGCACGATAAACGTTCAGATATTAAAGAACGTGAATGGAAATTAGACAAAGCGCGAATTATGAAGAATTCTGGGCGTTAA
- the dinQ gene encoding damage-inducible type I toxin DinQ gives MKRFIDTAIIVLKALVALLELIRTFLK, from the coding sequence ATGAAGAGGTTTATCGATACCGCTATCATCGTTCTCAAGGCGTTAGTTGCGCTTTTAGAATTGATCCGTACCTTTCTGAAATAG
- a CDS encoding baseplate complex protein: protein MSQIITLALDGEAIPLKSLTVTPSVMFQDQDQSGQSSSTAVAEQGIKPKELRITGIIPFTEQKTLSRLFALAEAKENGNLKRYRVANLTAQAINFRIGTFTGTIDASKVDGKQAWQVTFTLREHLSVSEKRDARAAGNIPAKKQAGQGGSAAKEEPEQLSWFERKVLKPINDKIGAAHETD, encoded by the coding sequence ATGAGCCAAATTATCACCCTCGCCCTTGACGGCGAGGCCATCCCCTTAAAAAGCCTGACCGTCACCCCTTCGGTGATGTTTCAGGATCAAGACCAAAGCGGGCAGTCATCCAGCACCGCTGTAGCGGAACAGGGCATTAAGCCGAAAGAACTGCGCATCACGGGGATTATTCCCTTTACCGAACAGAAAACCTTGTCGCGCCTGTTTGCGCTGGCCGAAGCCAAGGAAAACGGCAACCTGAAACGCTACCGGGTTGCCAACCTGACTGCGCAGGCCATTAATTTTCGCATCGGGACATTTACGGGCACGATTGACGCCAGCAAGGTAGACGGCAAGCAGGCATGGCAGGTGACCTTTACCTTAAGGGAACATTTATCGGTGTCGGAGAAACGCGATGCCCGTGCGGCGGGCAATATTCCGGCCAAAAAGCAGGCCGGGCAGGGCGGCAGTGCCGCCAAGGAAGAGCCGGAACAGTTAAGCTGGTTTGAACGAAAAGTGCTGAAACCAATCAATGACAAAATAGGCGCAGCCCATGAAACCGATTAA
- a CDS encoding tail fiber assembly protein — protein sequence MNYIYSAKTNAFYPVDWKSDYINAGSWPDDGIVVNQAVFNEFAGNEPPIGKLRIAGYGGLPAWGDIPPPTRRELQSQAEQEKRQLLRVANEKIGICQDAVDLNIATVSEKVVLNEWRRYRVLLNRVDCSTAPDIDWPEQPE from the coding sequence ATGAATTATATCTATAGTGCAAAAACTAACGCATTCTACCCGGTTGATTGGAAATCAGATTACATTAACGCAGGGTCATGGCCGGATGATGGGATAGTGGTTAATCAGGCTGTTTTCAACGAATTTGCAGGCAATGAGCCACCCATAGGGAAACTGCGCATTGCTGGTTATGGCGGATTACCTGCATGGGGAGATATTCCCCCGCCGACACGGAGGGAATTGCAGAGCCAGGCAGAACAGGAAAAAAGGCAATTGTTGCGCGTTGCTAATGAAAAAATTGGTATTTGTCAGGATGCAGTTGACTTGAATATCGCTACAGTTTCGGAAAAAGTTGTTTTAAACGAATGGCGACGCTATAGGGTATTACTCAACCGAGTGGATTGCTCGACCGCCCCTGATATCGATTGGCCGGAGCAACCCGAATAA